Proteins from a genomic interval of Piscinibacter sp. HJYY11:
- a CDS encoding MSHA biogenesis protein MshK, giving the protein MSQRAFAFLCLIATVSAGAQVLPDPTRPPAGLQAAGPADPVTPETLVLQSVLLGPGRTPAAVISGKLVALGGSVGDARLARITPHSVRLDSAQGTTTLTLVPEGQKTTRAPRTESLK; this is encoded by the coding sequence ATGAGCCAACGCGCCTTCGCATTTCTCTGCCTGATCGCCACCGTCTCGGCCGGTGCCCAGGTGCTGCCCGATCCCACACGCCCGCCCGCCGGCCTGCAGGCCGCAGGCCCCGCCGATCCCGTGACGCCCGAGACGCTGGTGCTGCAGTCGGTGCTGCTCGGCCCCGGCCGCACGCCCGCCGCGGTGATCAGCGGCAAGCTGGTCGCGCTCGGCGGCAGCGTGGGCGACGCACGGCTGGCCCGCATCACGCCGCACAGCGTGCGGCTCGACAGCGCGCAAGGCACGACCACGCTCACCCTGGTGCCCGAGGGGCAGAAAACCACGCGCGCCCCGCGCACGGAGTCGCTCAAATGA
- a CDS encoding secretin N-terminal domain-containing protein has product MNTPRHALAALALMALAGCTTDKIPQQATLDRIKEEMARASAREATKPTTPPPDAVNRALLPPLAAEPVKLPPPSEPRFDLAVSNAPAQQVFLQIVTGTRYSMLVAPEVTGVVALNLKNVTVREALDAMRDLYGYEYTMQGNRIHIQPNTLQTRIYQVNYLAAKRNGTSDTRVTSGSISSSNVNNTGNNNGGGNNSNTPSNNNSTPGSGNNGTATKVNGSHITTDSDNDFWAELRTTLTGLIGADNGRRVIVNPLSGVIAVRGFPQDLRTTENYLRMTQLIVERQVMIEAKIIEVQLSDSSSTGVNWSAFRNASSHLSAGTIGPGTTLQTPNSTTGAVTSLVTNALVGAAFGSLPGASLVTDGTNTSSLFGLAFQSPNFAAMLQFLETQGNVQVLSSPRIASVNNQKAVLKVGTDEFFVTGITTTVTTTGTGNPIVTPTVTVQPFFSGIALDITPQIDENDQVILHLHPSVSVVAEKQKNLNLGSQIGTFQLPLASSTVSESDSVVRVQDGNIVAIGGLMKQAQSNAASGLPGTTDSVLGTAVGMRAKSSMKSELVILLKPTIIRNERSWQADAADTQDRLNQFQMRTR; this is encoded by the coding sequence ATGAACACCCCCCGCCACGCACTTGCGGCGCTCGCCTTGATGGCGCTCGCCGGCTGCACCACCGACAAGATCCCGCAGCAGGCCACGCTCGACCGCATCAAGGAAGAGATGGCCCGTGCCTCCGCACGTGAAGCGACCAAGCCCACCACGCCGCCGCCCGACGCGGTCAACCGCGCGCTGCTGCCCCCGCTGGCCGCCGAGCCGGTGAAGCTGCCGCCGCCGAGCGAGCCGCGCTTCGACCTGGCCGTCTCCAACGCCCCCGCCCAGCAGGTCTTCCTGCAGATCGTGACCGGCACGCGCTACAGCATGCTCGTGGCGCCCGAGGTGACGGGGGTGGTCGCGCTGAACCTCAAGAACGTGACCGTGCGCGAAGCGCTCGACGCGATGCGCGACCTGTACGGCTACGAGTACACGATGCAGGGCAACCGCATCCACATCCAGCCCAACACGCTGCAGACGCGCATCTACCAGGTCAACTACCTCGCCGCCAAGCGCAACGGCACGAGCGACACGCGCGTGACCTCGGGCTCCATCTCGTCGAGCAACGTCAACAACACCGGCAACAACAACGGCGGCGGCAACAACAGCAACACGCCGTCGAACAACAACTCGACGCCGGGCTCGGGCAACAACGGCACCGCGACCAAGGTCAACGGCAGCCACATCACCACCGACTCCGACAACGACTTCTGGGCCGAGCTGCGCACCACGCTCACCGGCCTGATCGGCGCCGACAACGGCCGCCGCGTGATCGTCAACCCACTGTCGGGCGTGATCGCCGTGCGCGGCTTCCCGCAGGACCTGCGCACCACCGAGAACTACCTGCGCATGACGCAGCTGATCGTCGAGCGCCAGGTGATGATCGAAGCCAAGATCATCGAGGTGCAGCTGTCCGACAGCTCCAGCACCGGCGTGAACTGGTCGGCCTTCCGCAATGCCAGCAGCCACCTCTCGGCCGGCACCATCGGCCCTGGCACGACGCTGCAGACGCCCAACTCGACCACCGGCGCCGTCACCTCGCTCGTGACCAACGCACTGGTCGGCGCCGCGTTCGGCTCGCTGCCCGGCGCCTCGCTCGTCACCGACGGCACCAACACCAGCAGCCTCTTCGGCCTCGCCTTCCAGAGCCCGAACTTCGCCGCCATGCTGCAGTTCCTGGAAACGCAGGGCAACGTGCAGGTGCTCTCGAGCCCGCGCATCGCGAGCGTCAACAACCAGAAGGCCGTGCTCAAGGTCGGCACCGACGAGTTCTTCGTCACCGGCATCACCACCACCGTCACGACCACCGGCACCGGCAACCCGATCGTCACGCCGACGGTCACCGTGCAGCCCTTCTTCTCGGGCATCGCACTCGACATCACCCCGCAGATCGACGAGAACGACCAGGTCATCCTGCACCTGCACCCGTCGGTGAGCGTGGTCGCAGAGAAGCAGAAGAACCTCAACCTCGGCTCGCAGATCGGCACCTTCCAGCTGCCGCTCGCCTCGAGCACCGTGAGCGAGAGCGACTCGGTCGTGCGCGTGCAGGACGGCAACATCGTCGCCATCGGCGGCCTGATGAAGCAGGCGCAGTCCAACGCCGCCTCGGGCCTGCCCGGCACCACCGACTCGGTGCTCGGCACCGCGGTGGGCATGCGCGCCAAGAGCAGCATGAAGAGCGAGCTCGTGATCCTGCTCAAGCCGACCATCATCCGCAACGAACGCAGCTGGCAAGCCGACGCCGCCGACACGCAGGACCGGCTGAACCAGTTCCAAATGCGCACCCGCTAG
- a CDS encoding ExeA family protein codes for MYLAHFGLRELPFGLTPDTAYAFATRAHQEALNTLLIASTHGEGFIKITGEVGTGKTLLCRRFLASQGDDCVTCYLPNPLLTPATLLLALADELELKLSPQASEYELLKSLNEELLALAAEGRRVIVCVDEAQALPLKSLETLRLLSNLETEKRKLLQVVLLGQPELDARLALSSMRQLRQRIAFHYRLTGMDRQELRHYLHHRLHVAGRSGVELFSAGAIAALQRATGGTPRLVNILAHKALMAVYGSGVDTVEAAHVRAAARDTDGALPCSPFGLGWWHALNWSAR; via the coding sequence ATGTACCTCGCCCACTTCGGCCTGCGTGAACTGCCCTTCGGGCTGACGCCCGACACCGCGTACGCCTTTGCGACCCGCGCACACCAGGAGGCGCTCAACACGCTCCTGATCGCATCGACCCACGGCGAAGGCTTCATCAAGATCACGGGCGAAGTCGGCACCGGCAAGACGCTGCTGTGCCGCCGCTTCCTCGCGTCCCAGGGCGACGACTGCGTGACCTGCTACCTGCCCAACCCGCTGCTGACGCCGGCCACGCTGCTGCTGGCACTGGCCGACGAGCTGGAGTTGAAGCTCTCGCCGCAGGCGAGCGAATACGAGCTGCTCAAGTCCCTCAACGAAGAGCTGCTGGCCCTCGCCGCCGAAGGCCGCCGCGTGATCGTCTGCGTGGACGAGGCACAGGCCCTGCCGCTCAAGAGCCTGGAGACGCTGCGCCTCCTGTCCAACCTCGAGACCGAGAAGCGCAAGCTGCTGCAGGTGGTGCTGCTCGGCCAGCCCGAGCTCGACGCGCGCCTGGCCCTGAGCTCGATGCGCCAGCTGCGCCAGCGCATCGCCTTCCACTACCGCCTGACCGGCATGGACCGGCAGGAGCTGCGCCACTACCTGCACCACCGCCTGCACGTGGCCGGCCGCAGCGGCGTCGAACTCTTCAGCGCCGGCGCCATCGCCGCGCTGCAGCGCGCGACCGGCGGCACGCCTCGTCTCGTCAACATCCTCGCGCACAAGGCGCTGATGGCCGTCTACGGCTCGGGCGTCGACACCGTCGAAGCCGCGCACGTGCGCGCCGCCGCTCGCGACACCGACGGCGCACTGCCCTGCTCGCCCTTCGGCCTGGGCTGGTGGCATGCGCTGAACTGGAGCGCACGATGA
- a CDS encoding tetratricopeptide repeat protein gives MSLLNQVLRDLDQRQVTGTPPAVKAASPRTLAPSAAQRATRWGLGLFVTLAAVVVGGWAQGSIRWPAQAADTPVAAAPLPLAPATLPAVTAPMPVTPAAPTPAPAPVATPAETPPAPAPVVARETAPVQVAIAAPAPRSKPVAAAQPVSDNTVATASKPESRIELRSAARSAQERAEAQYQRGVTAHQAGQINDSAAAFTAALREDPRHAAARVAQAGMLIALSRPDEAMALLKEGLALAPAQPQLALMLARLQAERQEWATAAETLQAASSHAGLNAGEGAEFHGFHAAILQRAGRHGDAVEKYSVALRLVPTRGVWWMGLAISLEEIGQADTARAAFQRAKSIGLPEGAAGYVDSRLKQLG, from the coding sequence ATGAGCCTGCTGAACCAGGTCCTGCGCGACCTCGATCAACGCCAGGTGACCGGCACGCCGCCCGCGGTGAAGGCCGCGTCGCCGCGCACGCTGGCGCCGAGCGCGGCCCAACGCGCCACCCGATGGGGCCTGGGCCTCTTCGTCACGCTCGCCGCCGTGGTGGTGGGCGGCTGGGCGCAGGGCAGCATCCGCTGGCCGGCGCAAGCCGCCGACACGCCGGTGGCCGCCGCGCCCTTGCCGCTCGCGCCGGCCACGTTGCCGGCGGTGACCGCACCCATGCCCGTGACACCTGCTGCACCGACACCGGCGCCTGCGCCCGTCGCAACACCTGCCGAGACACCCCCCGCCCCGGCGCCCGTCGTGGCCCGCGAGACTGCACCCGTGCAGGTGGCGATCGCAGCGCCTGCCCCGCGCAGCAAGCCCGTCGCCGCCGCACAGCCGGTTTCGGACAACACCGTGGCCACCGCTTCCAAGCCCGAGTCGCGCATCGAGCTGCGCAGCGCCGCCCGCTCCGCACAGGAGCGCGCCGAGGCGCAGTACCAGCGGGGTGTGACCGCCCATCAAGCGGGCCAGATCAACGACTCGGCCGCAGCCTTCACCGCTGCGCTGCGCGAAGACCCGCGCCATGCGGCGGCCCGCGTGGCCCAGGCCGGCATGCTGATCGCCTTGTCGCGCCCCGACGAGGCCATGGCCTTGCTCAAGGAAGGCCTCGCCCTCGCACCCGCCCAGCCGCAGCTCGCCCTGATGCTCGCGCGCCTGCAGGCCGAGCGCCAGGAGTGGGCGACGGCGGCCGAGACGCTTCAGGCCGCAAGTTCGCACGCGGGCCTCAACGCCGGTGAGGGCGCCGAGTTCCATGGCTTCCACGCCGCCATCCTGCAGCGCGCAGGCCGTCATGGCGATGCCGTCGAGAAGTACAGCGTGGCCCTGCGCCTCGTGCCGACCCGCGGCGTGTGGTGGATGGGCCTCGCGATCTCGCTCGAAGAGATCGGCCAGGCCGACACGGCCCGCGCTGCCTTCCAGCGCGCCAAGTCGATCGGCCTGCCCGAAGGCGCGGCTGGCTATGTCGATTCGCGGCTGAAGCAGCTCGGCTGA
- a CDS encoding glutathione S-transferase family protein, producing the protein MIIVHHLNNSRSQRVLWLLEELGLPYEIKHYQRDPKTMLAPESLRQVHPLGKSPVITDGDVTVAESGAIIEYLVERYGNGRLVPPAGSPEKLRWRYWMHFAEGSAMPPLLLKLVFTTIERTKMPFFVKPIAKGISQKVQGTLVDPNLTRQLDFMEGELGKSEWFAGNEFSAADIQMSFPLEAAAQRAGLDASRPKLMAFLKRIHARPAYRQALERGGPYSFAND; encoded by the coding sequence ATGATCATCGTCCACCACCTGAACAACTCCCGCTCGCAGCGCGTGCTCTGGCTGCTGGAAGAGCTGGGCCTGCCCTACGAGATCAAGCACTACCAGCGCGACCCCAAGACCATGCTGGCGCCGGAGTCCTTGCGCCAGGTGCATCCGCTGGGCAAGTCGCCCGTCATCACCGATGGCGACGTGACGGTGGCCGAGTCGGGCGCGATCATCGAATACCTCGTCGAGCGTTATGGCAACGGCCGCCTGGTGCCGCCCGCCGGCTCACCCGAGAAGCTGCGCTGGCGCTACTGGATGCATTTCGCCGAAGGCTCGGCCATGCCGCCGCTCCTGCTCAAGCTCGTCTTCACGACGATCGAGCGCACGAAGATGCCCTTCTTCGTGAAGCCCATCGCCAAGGGCATCTCGCAGAAGGTGCAGGGCACGCTGGTCGACCCGAACCTCACGCGCCAGCTCGACTTCATGGAGGGCGAGCTCGGCAAGAGCGAGTGGTTCGCCGGAAACGAGTTCAGTGCGGCCGACATCCAGATGAGCTTTCCGCTCGAGGCCGCGGCGCAGCGCGCGGGGCTCGATGCGTCACGGCCGAAGCTGATGGCGTTCCTGAAGCGCATCCATGCGCGTCCGGCGTACCGGCAGGCGCTGGAGCGCGGCGGCCCCTACAGCTTCGCGAACGACTGA
- a CDS encoding DUF4397 domain-containing protein: MKTLHKILLACAPLMLVAACGGGDDSVDDRLSVADPKVRFVHAIEGGPSVGLYRNGGTIGGVNNVNYRYASNYFDVSSTAADYQVRTTVGGLPIGNNFNFDPHQGDKYTFVAYAGLLGVPNTLFIEDPYNKSLTSNEARVRVVNGSNNATAVDVYLTAPSVDIATVSPNYSNVTLGNAVPGTGADSHEFNANNYQLRITAAGTKTVIFNAPLNLSQNADLLLVTVPSGLLPGQIKVLAVTADSGTTAPEILTTP, encoded by the coding sequence ATGAAGACACTCCACAAGATCCTGCTCGCCTGTGCCCCCTTGATGCTGGTTGCCGCCTGTGGCGGCGGAGACGACAGCGTCGACGACCGGCTGAGCGTGGCCGACCCGAAGGTGCGTTTCGTGCACGCCATCGAGGGCGGCCCGTCGGTGGGCCTGTACCGCAACGGCGGCACCATCGGCGGCGTCAACAACGTGAACTACCGCTACGCCTCGAACTACTTCGACGTGAGCAGCACCGCCGCCGACTACCAGGTGCGCACCACCGTCGGCGGCCTGCCGATCGGCAACAACTTCAACTTCGACCCGCACCAGGGCGACAAGTACACCTTCGTCGCCTACGCCGGCCTCTTGGGCGTGCCCAACACCCTCTTCATCGAAGACCCGTACAACAAGTCGCTGACGAGCAACGAAGCCCGCGTGCGCGTGGTCAACGGCTCCAACAACGCGACCGCGGTCGACGTGTACCTCACCGCACCCTCGGTCGACATCGCCACCGTCTCGCCGAACTACAGCAACGTCACCTTGGGCAACGCCGTGCCAGGCACCGGTGCCGACTCGCATGAGTTCAACGCCAACAACTACCAGCTGCGCATCACCGCCGCGGGCACGAAGACCGTGATCTTCAATGCGCCTCTCAACCTGTCGCAGAACGCCGACCTGCTGCTGGTGACGGTGCCGAGCGGCTTGCTGCCGGGGCAGATCAAGGTCCTGGCGGTGACGGCGGACTCCGGCACGACGGCGCCCGAAATCCTCACGACGCCTTGA
- the urtE gene encoding urea ABC transporter ATP-binding subunit UrtE has product MLKVEGINQFYGGSHILRNLSFEARLGEVTVILGRNGVGKTTLLKSLMGVVPVKTGTIQLDGVDITRDTSYDRVRRGVGYVPQGREIFSRLTVEENLRMGLAYKKGSTPIPNEMFELFPVLKQMINRRGGDLSGGQQQQLAIARALAAGPKLLILDEPTEGIQPSIIKDIGRVIRMLADRRTMAIVLVEQYYDFAAELADQYLVMERGEIVQRGHGDHMEAEGVRERMSI; this is encoded by the coding sequence ATGCTGAAAGTCGAAGGCATCAACCAGTTCTACGGCGGCTCGCACATCCTGCGCAACCTGTCGTTCGAAGCCCGCCTGGGCGAGGTGACCGTGATCCTCGGGCGCAACGGCGTGGGCAAGACCACGCTCTTGAAGAGCCTGATGGGCGTGGTGCCGGTGAAGACCGGCACCATCCAGCTCGACGGCGTGGACATCACCCGCGACACCTCGTACGACCGCGTGCGCCGGGGCGTGGGCTACGTGCCGCAGGGCCGCGAGATCTTCAGCCGCCTCACGGTGGAAGAAAACCTGCGCATGGGCCTGGCCTACAAGAAGGGCAGCACGCCGATCCCGAACGAGATGTTCGAGCTCTTCCCCGTGCTCAAGCAGATGATCAACCGCCGCGGCGGTGATCTCTCAGGCGGCCAGCAGCAGCAGCTCGCGATTGCGCGCGCACTGGCTGCCGGCCCCAAGCTCTTGATCCTCGACGAGCCGACCGAAGGCATCCAGCCCAGCATCATCAAGGACATCGGCCGTGTGATCCGCATGCTGGCCGACCGCCGCACGATGGCGATCGTGCTGGTGGAGCAGTACTACGACTTCGCCGCCGAGCTCGCCGACCAGTACCTGGTCATGGAGCGCGGCGAGATCGTGCAGCGCGGCCACGGCGACCACATGGAAGCCGAGGGCGTGCGCGAAAGAATGTCCATCTAG
- the urtD gene encoding urea ABC transporter ATP-binding protein UrtD — MTPELMQAGARTRQAMEAKQPANAGESGGRKHSYSRVVTPGELDVAHGAILYLDDITVSFDGFKALNALSLSISAGELRCIIGPNGAGKTTMMDVITGKTRPDVGKAFFGSTIDLLRMRENDIASAGIGRKFQKPTVFEQLSVFENLELALKGDRGVKQSMFFRLNSEQADRIGDMLKLIHLKDSAQRIAGLLSHGQKQWLEIGMLLMQDPKLLLLDEPVAGMTDEETERTAELFLSLEGNHSLVVVEHDMKFIDELTRGNPAKKVTVLHEGSVLAEGSLADVQANEKVVEVYLGR; from the coding sequence ATGACCCCCGAGCTGATGCAAGCCGGCGCGCGCACGCGCCAGGCGATGGAAGCGAAGCAGCCGGCCAACGCCGGTGAATCGGGCGGCCGCAAGCACAGCTACAGCCGGGTGGTGACGCCGGGCGAGCTCGACGTGGCGCACGGCGCCATCCTCTACCTCGACGACATCACCGTCAGCTTCGACGGCTTCAAGGCCCTCAACGCGCTCTCGTTGAGCATCAGCGCGGGCGAGCTGCGCTGCATCATCGGCCCCAACGGTGCGGGCAAGACCACGATGATGGACGTGATCACCGGCAAGACCCGGCCCGACGTGGGCAAGGCCTTCTTCGGCTCGACGATCGACCTCCTGCGCATGCGCGAGAACGACATCGCCTCGGCCGGCATCGGGCGCAAGTTCCAGAAGCCCACGGTCTTCGAGCAGCTCTCGGTGTTCGAGAACCTGGAGCTGGCGCTGAAGGGCGACCGGGGTGTCAAGCAGTCGATGTTCTTCCGCCTGAACAGCGAGCAGGCCGACCGCATCGGCGACATGCTCAAGCTCATCCACCTGAAAGACAGTGCGCAGCGCATCGCAGGCCTGCTGAGCCACGGCCAGAAGCAGTGGCTCGAGATCGGCATGCTGCTGATGCAGGACCCCAAGCTGCTGCTGCTCGACGAGCCCGTGGCCGGCATGACGGACGAAGAGACCGAGCGCACCGCCGAGCTCTTCCTGTCCCTCGAAGGCAATCATTCGCTGGTGGTGGTCGAGCACGACATGAAGTTCATCGACGAGCTCACTCGGGGCAACCCAGCGAAGAAGGTGACGGTGCTGCACGAAGGCAGCGTGCTGGCGGAGGGGTCGCTCGCCGATGTGCAGGCGAACGAGAAGGTCGTCGAAGTCTATTTGGGACGCTGA
- the urtC gene encoding urea ABC transporter permease subunit UrtC, whose protein sequence is MSAVLPNVPTIPTVSSPTRLMSLKSWFGVLASLLAVLVVAPVLNLVVPPDSVFHMSDFAVLLIGKIMCYAICALAMDLIWGYTGILSLGHGLFFALGGYAMGMYLMRQIGRDGQYQSDMPDFMVFLNWKEFPWHWAGSDSFLFQMAMVVLVPGLLAFIFGYFAFRSRIKGVYFSIITQAMTFAAMLLFFRNETGFGGNNGFTDFKRILGITITTPQMKMFLFVLTGLTLIGFFVFARWLIASKFGRVLQAIRDAEGRVMFTGYDPLRYKLTIWVISAVMCGIAGALYVPQVGIINPSEMSPAASIEMAIWAAVGGRATLIGPIVGAFFVNGAKSWFTQAFPEFWLYFLGALFIAVTLFLPQGIIGLVRRFTGQKEGEKA, encoded by the coding sequence ATGAGCGCGGTCCTTCCCAACGTTCCCACGATCCCGACCGTGTCGTCGCCCACGCGGCTGATGTCGCTCAAGAGCTGGTTCGGCGTGCTGGCCTCGCTGCTCGCCGTGCTGGTGGTCGCGCCCGTGCTCAACCTCGTGGTGCCGCCCGACAGCGTCTTCCACATGAGCGACTTCGCCGTGCTGCTCATCGGCAAGATCATGTGCTACGCCATCTGCGCGCTGGCGATGGACCTGATCTGGGGCTACACCGGCATCCTCTCGCTGGGCCATGGCCTCTTCTTCGCCCTCGGCGGCTATGCGATGGGCATGTACCTCATGCGCCAGATCGGTCGCGACGGCCAGTACCAGAGCGACATGCCCGACTTCATGGTGTTCCTCAACTGGAAGGAATTCCCGTGGCACTGGGCGGGCAGCGACAGCTTCCTGTTCCAGATGGCGATGGTGGTGCTCGTGCCGGGCTTGCTCGCCTTCATCTTCGGCTACTTCGCCTTCCGCTCGCGCATCAAGGGCGTGTACTTCTCGATCATCACGCAGGCGATGACCTTTGCCGCGATGCTGCTCTTCTTCCGCAACGAGACGGGCTTCGGCGGCAACAACGGCTTCACCGACTTCAAGCGCATCCTCGGCATCACGATCACCACGCCGCAGATGAAGATGTTCCTCTTCGTGCTGACGGGGCTCACGCTGATCGGCTTTTTCGTCTTCGCGCGCTGGCTGATCGCGAGCAAGTTCGGCCGCGTGCTGCAGGCCATCCGCGATGCCGAAGGCCGCGTCATGTTCACCGGCTACGACCCGCTGCGCTACAAGCTCACGATCTGGGTGATCTCGGCGGTGATGTGCGGCATTGCCGGCGCGCTCTACGTGCCCCAGGTGGGCATCATCAACCCGAGCGAGATGTCGCCGGCGGCCAGCATCGAGATGGCGATCTGGGCCGCAGTGGGCGGGCGAGCCACGCTCATCGGCCCGATCGTGGGCGCCTTCTTCGTCAACGGCGCCAAGAGCTGGTTCACGCAAGCCTTCCCCGAGTTCTGGCTCTACTTCCTCGGTGCGCTCTTCATCGCGGTGACGCTCTTCCTGCCGCAAGGGATCATCGGCCTCGTGCGCAGGTTCACCGGCCAGAAAGAGGGAGAAAAGGCATGA
- the urtB gene encoding urea ABC transporter permease subunit UrtB, which yields MSLTTRLFACALFALMLLAFGQAQALTPQQAKAIAEGDSDERIAALTKAVAEGASDLAPFVQALLDDAVKIAGDKVFIVRDDKATDAATGAAATLPENAEDVVSNNRMKGALQAAQAALQLVSPDVETRRTAITEMAKQTIDESQLVLLDKAVAAETDAGLKQSLERMRAAILVSSTDKTKRLAAVKSLAESSEPTVASLLQERLAPDAETDAEVRGALIQALDGIRAKLAWGERAGVVFTGISLGSILLLAALGLAITYGLMGVINMAHGELIMIGAYAAYVTQNLFRSYLPGLFDYYILAAIPISFFASALVGAAMERSVIRWLYGRPLETLLATWGISLVLMQGVRTIFGAQNVPVENPAWLSGGVSVLSNLTLPFNRIAIIVFAMLVLAGLAYLVARTRLGLFVRGVTQNRRMASCVGVNTAKVDTYAFALGSGIAGLAGCALSQVGNVGPDLGQSYIVDSFLVVVLGGVGQLAGTVYAALGLGVINKILEGWAGAVLAKIMVLVFIVVFIQKRPQGIFAMKGRSAEA from the coding sequence ATGTCTCTGACCACCCGACTATTTGCCTGCGCCCTGTTCGCGCTGATGTTGCTGGCCTTCGGCCAAGCTCAGGCGCTGACACCGCAGCAGGCCAAGGCGATTGCCGAAGGCGACAGCGACGAGCGCATCGCCGCACTCACCAAGGCGGTCGCCGAAGGCGCGAGCGACCTCGCCCCCTTCGTGCAGGCGCTGCTCGACGACGCCGTGAAGATCGCCGGCGACAAGGTCTTCATCGTGCGCGATGACAAGGCCACCGATGCCGCCACCGGCGCTGCGGCCACGCTGCCCGAGAACGCCGAAGACGTGGTCAGCAACAACCGCATGAAGGGCGCGCTGCAGGCCGCCCAGGCCGCGTTGCAGCTCGTCTCGCCCGACGTGGAAACCCGCCGCACGGCCATCACCGAGATGGCCAAGCAGACCATCGACGAGTCGCAACTCGTGCTGCTCGACAAGGCCGTGGCCGCCGAGACCGACGCGGGCCTGAAGCAGTCGCTCGAGCGCATGCGCGCGGCCATCCTCGTCTCCTCGACCGACAAGACCAAGCGCCTCGCCGCGGTGAAGTCGCTCGCCGAAAGCAGCGAGCCCACGGTGGCGAGCCTGCTGCAGGAGCGCCTGGCGCCCGATGCCGAGACCGATGCCGAGGTGCGCGGCGCGCTGATCCAGGCGCTCGATGGCATCCGCGCCAAGCTGGCGTGGGGCGAACGCGCCGGCGTGGTGTTCACCGGCATCAGCCTCGGCTCCATCCTGCTGCTGGCGGCCCTGGGCCTCGCCATCACCTACGGCCTGATGGGCGTCATCAACATGGCGCACGGCGAGCTGATCATGATCGGCGCGTATGCGGCCTACGTGACGCAGAACCTCTTCCGCAGCTACCTGCCGGGCCTCTTCGACTACTACATCCTCGCGGCCATTCCCATCTCGTTCTTCGCCTCGGCCCTCGTCGGCGCGGCGATGGAGCGCAGCGTGATCCGCTGGCTCTACGGCCGGCCGCTGGAGACGCTGCTCGCCACCTGGGGCATCAGCCTCGTGCTGATGCAGGGCGTGCGCACCATCTTCGGCGCGCAGAACGTGCCGGTCGAGAACCCGGCCTGGCTGTCGGGCGGTGTGTCGGTGCTGAGCAACCTCACGCTGCCCTTCAATCGCATCGCGATCATCGTCTTCGCGATGCTGGTGCTGGCTGGCCTCGCCTACCTCGTGGCCCGCACGCGCCTCGGCCTCTTCGTGCGCGGCGTCACGCAGAACCGCCGCATGGCCTCGTGCGTGGGCGTCAACACCGCCAAGGTCGACACCTACGCCTTCGCCCTCGGCTCCGGCATCGCCGGCCTCGCGGGCTGCGCGCTCTCGCAGGTGGGCAACGTCGGCCCCGACCTCGGCCAGAGCTACATCGTCGACAGCTTCCTCGTCGTCGTGCTCGGCGGGGTGGGCCAGCTCGCCGGCACCGTCTATGCGGCGCTGGGCCTGGGTGTCATCAACAAGATCCTCGAAGGCTGGGCCGGTGCGGTGCTGGCCAAGATCATGGTGCTGGTTTTCATTGTTGTCTTCATCCAGAAGCGGCCGCAGGGCATCTTCGCGATGAAAGGCCGGAGTGCTGAAGCATGA